A single genomic interval of Helianthus annuus cultivar XRQ/B chromosome 6, HanXRQr2.0-SUNRISE, whole genome shotgun sequence harbors:
- the LOC110864863 gene encoding uncharacterized protein LOC110864863: MSSTSRAWMVAGTVGLVEALKDQGFARWNYTIRAIHHHAKANLRSLSQTKKLSSPAALASSRGIEQSEESLRKVMYLSCWGPN; encoded by the coding sequence ATGAGTTCAACAAGCAGAGCTTGGATGGTGGCCGGAACTGTTGGTTTAGTGGAGGCTCTCAAAGACCAAGGGTTTGCACGGTGGAACTACACCATCAGAGCCATCCACCACCACGCCAAAGCCAATCTCCGATCACTCTCCCAAACCAAAAAGCTTTCTTCTCCGGCAGCCTTGGCTTCAAGCAGAGGCATTGAacaatcagaggagtcattgagAAAAGTAATGTATTTGAGCTGTTGGGGTCCCAACTGA